TTGGCCTGGTTGAACTGGCCCATCAGCTTCATCTCTGACACACGCGCCACCTGACAGATTTTATCGCCCTGCCTGATGCAAAAATAACCGCCCTTTACAAATGTATATGAGTCCTTGTGGATTTTCAGGCCAAAGTAAAGCGGCGCGCCCTTGGTCTTCCAGGTCCTGACCCGGTCATCTTCGCGGTTGAGCACCGCATAGGAAAACGGCGGCTGGCCGTTAAGTATGTTCTGCTTGGCGCCGATGTATTCGGCCATATCCTTGTGCCGGTCCAGATGGTTTGGCTGGATATTGGTCATCACGCTGACCAGCAGGTTAGGTAATGTATGCTTCAGATAGAGCAATTGAAAACTGGATATCTCCAAGACCACCAAATCATCGGGCTTTATTTCGCTGATATGCTCCAGCAGTGAAATCTTACCGACGTTGCCGCCCAGCCAAACCTTTCGCCTCATGCCAACAAGGAATTCGGCAATCAGCGTGGCGGTGGTGGTTTTTCCGTTGGTGCCGGTAACGCCGACAATCTGGCAGGGACAAAGTTTGAAAAATACGCCCAGTTCGATATCCAGCGGGACATTATGCTTTTTGGCCAGCTTCAGGAAAGGCGAGCTCTCCGGCACGGCCGGGTTGACCACGACCATATCAGCCCTGATAAAATCCTCATTGCGGTGCCGGTCCAGAACATACTTTATATTCTTGATTCCCTTTAAGGCTGCAAGCGATTCCTTAAGTTCGGCCGGCTTTCTTAAATCCGTCACGGTCACCCGGGCGCCGTTAGCGGCCAGGAACCTGGTCACGCCCAGCCCGCCGCCGAAAAGGCCCAGCCCCATTACGGTCACGCGTTTGCCTTTGAACCAATCAGCAGTCCAAGTCATGATAATTGCTTATTTCTTTTCTTCGGACAGGTGTTGCTCAAGGTGTTCCTTGACTAACTCGGCGCGCTTGAGGACCTTCTTCAAGTCCGGCTTCTTGGCTTTCTCCAGTATCAGGAACGCCTCGTACTCATCATTAAATGGATATGGCACAACAAGCAGCAGGAAGTCAATCGGGAATATGTGGATTAACCCCGGCTTGACCGGCAGGAGTGTCTTAAGCGTCTGGTAGCCGTCCTTTTCCAGAGTCAGCTGGTAAGAACCGTAGTAGGTGAACGGGAAAGTCATCGGCGTCAAGCCCTTTTCCTGGTTATCGATGACGACCTTGGCGCCGGGCGGCTCGGAGCGGATGGTAATATTGCGCTCGGCGCAGCTCATCAGTCCGGCCACAACCAGCAACCCACAGATAACAAATATCTTCATTCGCATCTTTTTAATATCTTCTCCGCCCTCTTGTCTTCCGGCTCCAACTTACGGGCTTCAAGGACGGATTCCCTGGCTTTTGGTTTATCGTCGGATTCTAAATAAAGTTCGGCCATATTGCAATAAAAATCAGCTATTACCAGGTTGCGGTCCGGCGTAGGCGCCAGTTTATCAGCCAGGCTCAACGCCGCGCCGTATTCGGCCAGCGCCTTAGGCGACTGCTTCACGGCCGCGTAGGCCTGGGCCAGGTAATAATGCAACTGGATATTCTCCGGCTCCAGATATATCGTCTCCTCCAGCAACGGAACCAACTTGGCCCACTGCTTATCGGCGTAGTATATCCGGTATAGTCTCTGTCGCGAATCAAAGTCCAGCTGGTTAAGCCCGACATATTCCTCCAGCTCGGCCACCTGCTTATCCTTCTGCCCGGTCTCGCCGTATAACCGGATAAGATAATAATACGGGTTATCCATCGGCTTGATATAGTGCGGGAATATCTTCTTGGCCCGGTTGAATTCGGCTATTGCCTCCGGGACTTTGTCCTGATTATAAAACTCCTGCGCCTTTTTATAACTCTCCTCAAACGCCTTGAGGTCGTTGGCCTTGATGACGTTGTCCTCCAGGTATTTAAAAAACTCCGTGTCGAACTCAGCGATGTCCTTGCCTAACGCCTCCTTGAAAGCCTGGTCGGCGTTCCGGCCCTGGCCGAACGATTTCAGCATACCGGCAATCTTGTCCATCCCGTATGTCTTGTGGATGTATTCGATAATCAGCGAGCTAAGCAGATAGGTATGCAGGATGTCCACCTTACGGGTCTTGTTGAACTGCGTCAGGCGCTCCAGCTTGCCGGCGCGATAGGCCTCGATGATTTCCAGCTCCGGCTCCCTGCCCCAGACCGGGTTAGTCATCTTCTCGGCGTAGACCGAACAGCCCTCGGTGAACCAGCGCGGCACCCGGAACTTGCTGGACTGGAGCGTGATGATGTGCATAAACTCGTGAGCCGTGATGGCGCCCCAATGGAACCGGTGCGCCAGCTGTTCCTGAACTCCGGGCGACAGCACCAGGAACGTCCGGGCGAAACAGACGCCCAACGCCCCGAAGCCCGGAACTCCCAACGTCCGGACCGAAAAATCGTTGTGGTCGGCCAGCACCTCCACGGACAACGGCGTGGTTGGCTCGAATTTATACGCCTTGGTAAACTTGTCGTAGCAATCCTCTAACAACCGCGCCACATACGGCGCCAGTAAATCCTTTTCATCCTTGTGCATCTTGATGTTGAAATGGGTGGTGGTGATGCTCAGGTATTCCTTATCCAAACCTTCCAAAACCTTAAGGGTATTGAACACGGTCAGGTTGAACGGGTCGCGCTGGAACGACTCCTGCAACAGCTTCCGGCCCTGGACCTCGCCGTCCGCGCCCAGCCTCAGCCAGTTCAACCCCAACTGCACTGACGCCTCCCAGCAATGCGGGTCCAACTCTATCGCCTTCTGGTAAAACGGCTGAGCATCGGTATAAAGTATCCGCTTCAGGCAACAATCGCCCAAGGCCAGGTAAAACATAGCCGGACGTTTATTAACGGCCAGGACATCGCCGCATTCCTTGCGGAACAAATCCATCTGGCTATTCAGGTAATAAGCCCCGGCCCGGATGCCCCGGTAATAGGCCGAGTTCGGATTGAGCGCCAGCGCCTGTTCGATGGATTTCAAGGCGTCGTCGTTATTCTCGGTCATCAACTGGATTACGGCCAGCAATGCCAGCGCGTCCGGGTAATTGGGATTGGAACTGAGAATCTGCATAAGCTGGGGCCGGGCGGCCAGCGGGTCTCGGTAAGACGCCGCCTTGGCCATTCCCAACAGCGCCGGTTCAAGTTTAGGGTCTATTTTAAGCGCGTCCTGGAAACAGGCCACCGCCTCGCTGATGTCGCCCTTCTCCAGATAGCACTCCCCCCAGAATACATACAGCTCGGGATTAGTCTTATCAAGCTGTTCTATCCGGGTCAGGTATTCCTCGACCACCTTATGGGCCAGCTCCTTATCCCCGGTGCGATTGGCCAACAGCCACGCACCCTTGCTGAAATCCAGCATCTCGACAGCGTTGAAAGCGGTTATCCGCGCCGTCGCCGATACCGGCCAAAAGAACTCCAGCGATTTCTCCGCCTCGTCGTATAGCCCGGTC
The genomic region above belongs to Candidatus Brocadiia bacterium and contains:
- the murD gene encoding UDP-N-acetylmuramoyl-L-alanine--D-glutamate ligase, with protein sequence MTWTADWFKGKRVTVMGLGLFGGGLGVTRFLAANGARVTVTDLRKPAELKESLAALKGIKNIKYVLDRHRNEDFIRADMVVVNPAVPESSPFLKLAKKHNVPLDIELGVFFKLCPCQIVGVTGTNGKTTTATLIAEFLVGMRRKVWLGGNVGKISLLEHISEIKPDDLVVLEISSFQLLYLKHTLPNLLVSVMTNIQPNHLDRHKDMAEYIGAKQNILNGQPPFSYAVLNREDDRVRTWKTKGAPLYFGLKIHKDSYTFVKGGYFCIRQGDKICQVARVSEMKLMGQFNQANIVAALAVAGVFGIKPEFLRQVIRTFAGVEHRLEFVAEKNGVKYYNDSIATNPVSVIGALKAMPGSIHLIAGGYDKKLPFKDMAKEIVRRRVKTLILLGATAGQIARDVKAVQGRSKLPEIVRVKDLKDAVNIGRKSAKPGEIVLLSPACASFDMFRNFAERGDLFKKLVMEIK
- a CDS encoding tetratricopeptide repeat protein, producing MSKRILVAIIVCQCLALGAAWGAEPIEADAFLDRGRYSEALSAYQEIIRQRPDDVRARLGLSRTYLETGLYDEAEKSLEFFWPVSATARITAFNAVEMLDFSKGAWLLANRTGDKELAHKVVEEYLTRIEQLDKTNPELYVFWGECYLEKGDISEAVACFQDALKIDPKLEPALLGMAKAASYRDPLAARPQLMQILSSNPNYPDALALLAVIQLMTENNDDALKSIEQALALNPNSAYYRGIRAGAYYLNSQMDLFRKECGDVLAVNKRPAMFYLALGDCCLKRILYTDAQPFYQKAIELDPHCWEASVQLGLNWLRLGADGEVQGRKLLQESFQRDPFNLTVFNTLKVLEGLDKEYLSITTTHFNIKMHKDEKDLLAPYVARLLEDCYDKFTKAYKFEPTTPLSVEVLADHNDFSVRTLGVPGFGALGVCFARTFLVLSPGVQEQLAHRFHWGAITAHEFMHIITLQSSKFRVPRWFTEGCSVYAEKMTNPVWGREPELEIIEAYRAGKLERLTQFNKTRKVDILHTYLLSSLIIEYIHKTYGMDKIAGMLKSFGQGRNADQAFKEALGKDIAEFDTEFFKYLEDNVIKANDLKAFEESYKKAQEFYNQDKVPEAIAEFNRAKKIFPHYIKPMDNPYYYLIRLYGETGQKDKQVAELEEYVGLNQLDFDSRQRLYRIYYADKQWAKLVPLLEETIYLEPENIQLHYYLAQAYAAVKQSPKALAEYGAALSLADKLAPTPDRNLVIADFYCNMAELYLESDDKPKARESVLEARKLEPEDKRAEKILKRCE
- a CDS encoding PEGA domain-containing protein — translated: MKIFVICGLLVVAGLMSCAERNITIRSEPPGAKVVIDNQEKGLTPMTFPFTYYGSYQLTLEKDGYQTLKTLLPVKPGLIHIFPIDFLLLVVPYPFNDEYEAFLILEKAKKPDLKKVLKRAELVKEHLEQHLSEEKK